The stretch of DNA TGGAGACCCCTTCGATATTTGGGAGAAAAACGAGTAGATAACCAACGGCTACAACCGTCGCCGACCATACGCCAATTCGTACGGCGGCGACCATCGAGCCGGTGATTCCGGAAAAATTCGTTTCCGGAGCAATACGATTCACGACCCCTCCCCGCGGAGGCAACGTCGTTCATTGCGCAGGTATCCTGACTCACGATAAGCCGGTTTCCCAGATTACCGATTACAGTTGCGGGGCAGTGACGGACTCACACCATCTTCCCCTGCCGCTTCGGTAGAAGCGTTCGATCTCCGGCGAGCAGTGAATGCGACTCGCCGGAAGCTGTCAAAGAATGAGGGAACGATTGCCTAAACGTTGCCTACGATTACGCATGTGAAGCTTTGGTATAAGTAGACTTCTCTTTCACGCGGGTTGCCTTGCCAGTCAAGCCGCGGAGATAATATAGCTTCGCCCGACGGACCGAACCGCGACGCATAACTTCCAACTTCGCGATACTCGGGCAATGGAGCGGCAAAATACGTTCAACGCCGACGCCATTGGAAATCTTCCGGACAGTAAATGATTCGGATAGTCCACTGCCACGACGACCAATAACGGTGCCTTGATACACTTGAATACGCTCTTTATCCCCTTCAATCACACGCATGTGAACGGCGATGGTGTCACCGATATTGAATTGGGGAATCGCTTCCGCCGGTTTCATCTGTCCAGCGGTGATAAAGTATTTAAAATCCATGATACGTTGTCCTCATTCACTGAAAGGGTGTACAAAAAGACACCACTTTGATTAGGTCGCGTACTGCAACCTCTGCTATTAAAAATCGTTTAACAAATCAGGGCGGCGTTCGCTCGTCCGGCGTTTTCTCCGCTCGCTTCGCCACGCTTCGATGGCGGCATGGTTGCCGTTGCGCAATACTTCCGGCGGCGTCATTCCTTCAAACTCCCACGGCCGGGTATACCATTCGCAATCGAGCAGTGGTGCATCGTAGAAACTGTCCACTTCCGCCGATTCAAAATCGTTCAACACCCCGGGGATCAAGCGAACAATCGAGTCGATCATCGCCAGCGTAGGGATTTCTCCCCCGGTTA from bacterium encodes:
- the rplS gene encoding 50S ribosomal protein L19, whose amino-acid sequence is MDFKYFITAGQMKPAEAIPQFNIGDTIAVHMRVIEGDKERIQVYQGTVIGRRGSGLSESFTVRKISNGVGVERILPLHCPSIAKLEVMRRGSVRRAKLYYLRGLTGKATRVKEKSTYTKASHA